The genomic interval aaataaaagagggacattgcaaaggacataatcaaacatgaaaaaattaataacaaagtaaaaaaaaaactattgcaaaaaatgaaaatatattgcttttggggtcttttgttcatagcattatacttctctctctctctctctctttgcttgcTGATTAGTATTATTTAgcatcacatttttttctattccactaaaatgttttccttaattAAGAAAGGTATCAGTTTCCAAGTAAAGAATTGATCATTAATGCTCTTGAAGACTTGTGAATTAGCGGCTGCCTCTTTTATATTTGCGCAGCTCGGTAAACCTTTGGTTTTGACAGGTGGGAAGGGTAACTGTACTCACTGAAAGATTTGCAAACGGAGACTCGGTCACTCTCTAGGAGAGTGTGAAATCTGGCTGACATCTCCCTTTGCAGTCTGGCTCTGCAGGTAGTTGTTATCATCCACTATTTTCAAACCACCGTGACTGCTTGGCACTGTGTAAACTATTATAAAGGTAGGATTAACATAAAAATGGGGGTAATGGGAGAACTTTGTcaatggagaaataaaaccaaactaACAAAATACAGCAAGTCTTCTAGAGTCAACCCAGCTGTCAAACAGTCAAATTGTCTTACAGTCGATTAGTTACGCAGAGAATATGAGTGTGGCAAAGATGTTTGGAAGGAAACTTTTGGATATGCCTTACCAGGCCCATCTATACCTCCCTGCTCCACTCCACTGTCCACTTCTGGCTACTTCCCATCTCCTTCTTGTCCTTCCTGCAACCAAACCCTTGTTATCCTGAACTCCGGCTTCCTGTGCCCATGAGGACATAAAGGGTGCATCCTTTAAAGGACATTCTTGTGGGGGGATAAGGCCCCACAGAAGACCAGGCTGCTCTGTGTACTCTCACCATAACCCCAGATTTCAGGGTGGCCCTGTAACCCCCAAATCTCCAGTGCTCAGTGATGCCCTCCCAATTTGCTGACGGTGGCTTCTGTCTGGGCCCAGGGTATACATCAAGGTGGGCTCTGCCTCACCCTTCTCCACCTGCCTGAAGATGGTGGCATCTCCTGACAGCCATGCTCgctgtgcccagggccagcccCCTCTTCTGTCCTGCTATGACACCTTGGCACCTCACTTCCGAGTTGACTGGTGCAATGTGTCCTTGGTGAGGAGGGACCCTGGCTCTGGGGTAGGGATGGAGCATGGCCCCATCACAGTCcgcttcctctctccccccccacacacgtTCCTCCTTCTACCACAAGAGGGCGACACAGTCCATAACCCAGGGATCTCTGGCTCCTGACGTCCCAGAGTAACCACTCCCACAATGCGGTTACAAAACCCTTTCATCACCAAGAGTCTTTGTGTGACAACTTTGCTTtcttctaaggcaggggtcgggaacctatggctcgcgagccagatgtggctcttttgatggctgcgtctggctcgcagacaaatctttaattaaaaaaaaaaaaacgttaaaaatataaaacattctcatgtattacaatccaatcatttcctaccgctcatgttcatggtgcgggtggctggagccaatcacatctatcctctgggacaacaccaaatttttattggataatgcgtaaggtacagaggttgttgtatggctctcacagaattacattttaaaatatgtggcgtttatggatctctcagccaaaaaggttcccgacccctgctctaaggcgtCATCAAGCAGATTGACCTGTTGTAAGGAACAGATAGCTCTCACTCTCATGTTATAAATCAGAGATGCTATAAGGTCCCTAGTGTACTCTGTTCCTCTGAACTGACCAACAGTGCAGTCAGAGACTGTTACTCGAcattattgagcacctgctatgtgctgggcactATCTATTCAATCTGTTTTATTCTTACAACCACCCCAAGGGACAGGTACCACTATTAACATTTCTGCTTTACAGGTTAGGAAATTAAAACACCTCACCTAGAGGTAAGTCATCCCAGCCAAGCACTTGTCTCAGTCAGGATTCAAAGCCAGGCAGTCAGATCCTAGAGCTGTATTCTAACGATGGTACAGTCCTGCTCTCTCCTGGGTCCTAGTCCAGTGCTCGTCCTGCTGGGTCACCAgagtgggctgggggtggggggagacaggcAGGAGGAAGCCTTGTGATTGCGTAGGGTGGCAGGTAGGGGCGCCCCAGGACCTGTGCCCCGTTCCCCTGGGGGCGTTGCTGTGTCCAGCCAGCTACTCCTGGGTCAGCCTTGGGCTCTTTGAGCAGGTGGACAAGTCAGTGCCAGAGCCGGCAGACGAGGTACCCACCCGAGGTGATGGGGTCCTGGAACGCGATCCCTTCTTCTGCCCGCCCACGGAGGCCACGGCCCGAGACTTCCTGACCGACGCACTGGTCACCCTGCTGGTGCCTCTGCTGGTGGCACTCCTGCTCACCCTCCTGCTGGCCTACATCATGTGCTGTCGGCGGGAGGGACGGTGAGTGTGGGGGACggaaggcagggaggggcctGTGGCCGGTGCTCAACCTCCTGCTGGCCTACGTCATGTGCTGTCGGCGGGAGGGACGGGAGGGAcggtgagtgtgggggacagaggcagggaggggcctgTGGCCGGTGCTCACCCTCCTGCTGGCCTACATCATGTGCTGTCGGCGGGAGGGACGGTGAGTGCgggggacagaggcagggaggggattGTGGCCGGTGCTCAACCGTGGGACTCCTTGTGGCACTTGTACTGTGTGGAGACACAACTCCCTCAGGGAGTGGGGTACTCagccaggaaaggagagggggcccTAACCAGGCAGCTGGGGCCCTATCCAGGGCACCGGGAGGGGTTGTGAATGACCATCAATCCTTTCCCCTGCCTTCCCACAGGCTGAAGAGAGACCTGGCCACCTCAGAGTGAGTAGGGGAaagctgggggctgggtgggagcCCCCCTCTCCTGTCAAGCTGGACCCTCCAACCTTTATGAGCAGTATAGACAAGCCAGCTGATTCTGAGATGACGGAGCCACTCTTGGTCTCTAAGGTCCAGCCCTTTCTATCCTGGCCTGGCCTCCTGATTTTTTTGATCTCCATGGGAGAGTCCAGTGTGGACTGGGACCCGGCCGGGGTTGGGGGGTCTGCTGCCACcccggggggggggagaggttgGAGCAGCTATTTGAGAGAATTTCAGCACACTCACACCCACATACACTTCACTGTGAGTCAGGCGCTTGGCTTCCACGCCAGGTTCTGTCACACAGTTACTGGGACCCTCTGGCCTCAGCTGTCCCACCGCTGGTGTGGTTGGACAAGCTGGTGTCGGTGGCTGCCTTCAGTTCCCCAGTCCTTCCCAAGTCTTTCTCTCACCTTCGCTTCGCCCAGGTCCCCCCACCCATGGCCTTAGGTCTGTGCCCCagacctcttcctctcccactccctTGAACCGCAGAGATTGCAGGAGGCAGGTGTTAAATAAGTTAGGCTCCTTTTATTCCCACTGCTCTGAGCCTGTGGCGGGCCCGGGCCTCTGCCCGCTTGCCTGGCCTGCCTCATTAAGTGCGGTGGCATCGGGCCACCCGGCGTGCCCCCTTGATTGGCCGCTTGTGTCCGCATTTTGAGCTCAGTGGAAACCTGCTCAGCCCAGACCGGCGCTGCCCAGACTGTTGGCGCTGCTTCTGCTGACCCCGTCGTTTGGCCTCGAGCTTGAACTTGGATGCCTGCTTCTTGCCTAATCGGAAGGAGCGTGAGGTCCCCTTGctggtcacctgcttgagcatgccCTTGTCCACCAGCCCCTTGAGAACTTTCTTTAGGCGCCAGGCGTTGCGGGTCATGTTATAGCCCGTGGTGGTGAGAGCCTTCTTCAGGGTGGCCAGGGACACACGGTGGCGCACCCCCTGGTCCTCCATAACCTCTAGGATCACCTTGGACATGCTGGGCTTCCTGTGGGCTTTGGGGCACGTGTGGCCCCCAGTCTCGCTCTTGCTAGGGAC from Saccopteryx leptura isolate mSacLep1 chromosome 2, mSacLep1_pri_phased_curated, whole genome shotgun sequence carries:
- the LOC136392395 gene encoding histone H1.9-like, whose protein sequence is MQKEASMPPSSAPSASNGALSTGQQAGVSGVPSKSETGGHTCPKAHRKPSMSKVILEVMEDQGVRHRVSLATLKKALTTTGYNMTRNAWRLKKVLKGLVDKGMLKQVTSKGTSRSFRLGKKQASKFKLEAKRRGQQKQRQQSGQRRSGLSRFPLSSKCGHKRPIKGARRVARCHRT